A single genomic interval of Syntrophobotulus glycolicus DSM 8271 harbors:
- a CDS encoding efflux RND transporter periplasmic adaptor subunit — MKFNLKNPAGFLKNGSKTAGAFLHSKLNTRKKKIIAGLLASVLIIGGSYSVYHAFAKKTPAATAVTNIVKKGSIVKSIDATGTVNYPNAVKLGFEQSGSGSLQITELNVKQGDKVSQGQVLAKIDDTTLEQTLSQKELNLASAQAKYQEALEGSNSTILSTLASAMTKLNEAQESLNTAKREADPAYLTNQVFLAKQKVEAASEALTKAQQSGVTTNVPSAQASLDEAEKALKTAQDAQNGEAGKVLESAENAYEAAKTNLEAAQAQAKRYSTSDSPTLLAAMASLAQAQADLSEAQDNYANASIVAPMDGVIVTVSVENYETVSSSDSIITMVAATDVFDIETTVDQSDITKIEVGQKAVVTLDTLADTEISATVSQVDLEGTITSGVTSFSVKVTIDEPSSVLRSGMNADVSIILAQSQDVLTIPSEALVERDNRSYVRVPKNENAMDITQADVNLVEVETGLDNDTDVEIKSGLTEGQKIIVSFKAVESSPADSSSSGGSGNNSNSGFGQRSSGGAMGGMTGGPSGGPPPGN, encoded by the coding sequence GGCTCAAAAACAGCAGGCGCCTTTTTGCACAGCAAGCTCAATACAAGGAAAAAGAAAATCATTGCGGGTTTACTGGCCTCAGTCCTGATTATTGGGGGAAGCTATAGTGTTTACCATGCCTTTGCCAAAAAAACTCCCGCGGCCACGGCAGTGACAAATATCGTGAAAAAGGGCAGTATTGTCAAGTCAATTGATGCCACTGGGACAGTAAATTATCCGAATGCCGTAAAACTGGGGTTTGAACAAAGTGGAAGCGGCTCCTTGCAGATCACAGAATTGAATGTGAAACAAGGAGATAAGGTCAGTCAGGGACAAGTGTTGGCCAAGATAGACGACACGACACTTGAGCAGACCCTTTCCCAAAAGGAATTGAATCTTGCTTCGGCCCAGGCCAAATATCAGGAGGCGTTGGAAGGTTCAAATTCAACCATATTATCGACGTTGGCCAGTGCCATGACGAAATTAAATGAGGCCCAGGAGTCTTTAAATACGGCGAAGCGGGAGGCAGACCCCGCCTATTTGACCAACCAGGTTTTCCTGGCCAAACAGAAAGTTGAAGCGGCGAGTGAGGCGTTGACCAAAGCCCAGCAGTCCGGTGTAACGACCAATGTGCCATCCGCTCAGGCCTCATTAGATGAGGCGGAAAAAGCGTTAAAAACCGCTCAGGACGCCCAAAACGGGGAAGCGGGGAAGGTCCTGGAATCGGCCGAGAATGCTTACGAAGCGGCGAAAACCAATCTCGAAGCGGCCCAGGCTCAGGCCAAGAGATATTCAACCAGTGATTCGCCTACCCTTCTGGCGGCCATGGCTTCACTGGCCCAGGCTCAGGCAGATCTCTCGGAGGCTCAGGACAATTATGCCAATGCTTCCATTGTCGCGCCTATGGATGGCGTCATTGTCACAGTCTCAGTGGAAAACTATGAGACGGTTTCATCTTCGGACAGTATCATTACAATGGTTGCGGCGACAGATGTTTTTGACATCGAGACGACTGTCGATCAGTCGGATATTACGAAAATCGAGGTTGGACAAAAAGCGGTCGTCACTCTTGATACTCTGGCGGATACAGAAATAAGCGCCACGGTATCACAGGTTGATCTGGAAGGGACAATTACCTCAGGGGTTACCAGCTTTAGTGTAAAGGTGACGATAGACGAACCAAGCTCCGTTTTGCGGTCGGGAATGAATGCCGATGTCAGCATTATCCTGGCGCAGTCTCAGGATGTCCTGACCATACCCAGTGAAGCGCTTGTCGAAAGAGATAATCGTTCTTATGTCCGGGTTCCCAAAAACGAAAATGCCATGGATATTACCCAGGCCGATGTCAACCTGGTTGAGGTAGAAACAGGGCTTGATAATGATACCGATGTCGAAATCAAAAGCGGATTGACAGAGGGTCAGAAGATCATTGTAAGCTTTAAGGCTGTGGAATCTTCCCCGGCGGACTCTTCATCATCCGGCGGCAGCGGAAACAATTCTAACAGCGGTTTTGGCCAGCGCTCATCGGGAGGCGCTATGGGCGGTATGACCGGAGGTCCGAGCGGTGGTCCTCCTCCCGGAAACTGA
- a CDS encoding ABC transporter ATP-binding protein, with translation MITLKGIKKIYANGEIQVAALRGVDLQVDEGEFVAIMGPSGSGKSTMMNILGCLDRPTEGSYVLDGIDVSRASSDELSVVRNTKIGFVFQGFNLLARTTAVENVELPMLYAGVPAKERRERALAALESVGLGARVYHRPKELSGGQQQRVAVARALVNRPAIILADEPTGNLDTKSSIEVMAIFQRLHQNGNTIALVTHEPDIAEHTKRKIFFRDGAVESDEKIEIQRIADPSKFQEGA, from the coding sequence ATGATTACACTTAAGGGAATCAAAAAGATTTATGCAAACGGGGAGATCCAGGTCGCAGCCTTAAGAGGAGTTGACCTGCAGGTTGATGAGGGAGAGTTTGTGGCGATAATGGGCCCTTCCGGTTCTGGAAAATCGACGATGATGAATATTCTCGGCTGTTTAGACAGACCGACGGAGGGGAGTTATGTCCTGGATGGAATAGATGTCTCCCGGGCTTCCAGTGATGAGCTGTCCGTTGTCCGCAATACGAAGATCGGCTTTGTCTTTCAGGGCTTTAACCTGCTTGCGCGGACGACGGCGGTCGAAAATGTTGAGCTGCCAATGTTATATGCCGGAGTTCCGGCAAAGGAAAGACGGGAGCGGGCCTTGGCGGCTTTAGAATCAGTCGGGCTGGGAGCACGTGTTTATCACCGCCCCAAGGAATTATCCGGGGGGCAGCAGCAAAGGGTGGCCGTTGCCAGGGCTTTGGTGAATAGACCGGCAATTATTCTGGCCGATGAACCGACAGGAAACTTAGATACAAAATCCAGTATCGAGGTAATGGCGATTTTTCAAAGGCTTCACCAGAATGGAAATACCATCGCTTTGGTCACCCATGAGCCGGATATCGCCGAACATACCAAAAGAAAAATTTTCTTCAGGGACGGGGCGGTGGAAAGTGACGAGAAAATAGAAATTCAGAGAATCGCTGATCCTTCAAAGTTCCAGGAAGGGGCATAA
- a CDS encoding ABC transporter permease: MNFWESVKISLRALISNKLRSILTMLGIIIGVGAVIAMVGIGNGATSDITSSIQGLGANLLTVSPGQSSSNGVRSAAGSMNSLKMSDAEEIAALGDSIKAVAPTNNKSGVQVVLGAENTNTTITGATETYTEVRNLEISTGRFITAEDVQDYAKVAVVGPSVVSSLLGSEDADIVGQKIKINNIPFKVVGVTVSQGSSGMNSSDDMIFIPITTNASRLVGNKYLRTIYVAAASEEMMDQAEAEIIAVLEKAHGIDTGAGESDDFTVQNQETILETVQSVSKTMSMLLGGIAGISLLVGGIGIMNIMLVSVTERTREIGIRKAIGAKEKDIMLQFLTEAVVLCLLGGMIGIGFGYAASALVSKFLSMGSSISVSSIIIAFCFSALIGVVFGVVPARKAAKMDPIDALRFE, translated from the coding sequence ATGAACTTTTGGGAATCTGTAAAAATATCCCTTCGGGCCTTGATTTCCAATAAACTGCGTTCAATACTGACGATGCTTGGAATTATCATTGGTGTAGGCGCGGTGATCGCTATGGTCGGTATCGGCAATGGGGCGACATCAGATATTACTTCGAGTATCCAAGGATTGGGCGCGAATTTATTGACTGTTTCACCGGGGCAATCAAGCTCAAATGGGGTCAGAAGCGCGGCCGGGAGTATGAATTCTTTAAAAATGAGCGATGCGGAAGAAATTGCAGCCTTGGGTGATTCCATTAAGGCGGTTGCCCCGACAAATAACAAATCAGGGGTACAGGTCGTTTTGGGCGCGGAAAATACCAATACCACAATTACCGGAGCGACCGAGACGTATACCGAGGTTCGCAACCTGGAAATCAGTACAGGGAGATTCATTACTGCGGAGGATGTTCAGGACTATGCGAAGGTAGCGGTAGTCGGGCCGTCAGTGGTAAGCTCACTTTTGGGAAGCGAAGACGCCGACATCGTGGGCCAGAAGATTAAGATCAATAACATTCCTTTTAAGGTTGTGGGGGTGACAGTCAGTCAGGGTTCTTCGGGAATGAACAGCAGTGATGATATGATCTTTATTCCGATTACGACCAATGCCAGCCGTCTGGTGGGCAATAAGTACCTGCGGACTATTTACGTAGCGGCAGCGTCCGAAGAAATGATGGATCAGGCCGAAGCGGAGATTATCGCCGTTTTGGAAAAAGCCCACGGTATTGATACCGGGGCGGGTGAAAGTGATGATTTTACGGTGCAAAACCAGGAAACGATTTTGGAAACCGTGCAAAGTGTCTCCAAGACCATGTCTATGCTTCTGGGAGGAATAGCCGGAATCTCCCTGTTGGTCGGCGGGATTGGGATCATGAATATTATGCTGGTCTCAGTGACGGAAAGAACAAGGGAGATCGGAATCCGTAAAGCAATCGGTGCCAAGGAAAAAGACATTATGCTTCAGTTTCTGACGGAAGCTGTTGTTCTTTGCCTTCTGGGCGGAATGATCGGCATAGGGTTCGGCTATGCCGCCTCCGCACTTGTTTCCAAGTTTTTGAGCATGGGATCGAGTATTTCTGTTTCTTCCATCATCATTGCCTTTTGTTTTTCGGCCTTGATCGGCGTTGTTTTTGGGGTCGTGCCGGCCAGAAAAGCGGCAAAAATGGATCCGATTGATGCTTTGAGATTTGAATAA
- a CDS encoding cell wall-binding repeat-containing protein, with the protein MKKKTIFVLFMTMLLVIATVIPQTAFASEELDDIEFLTSSDYRLTTGVSTTINFKLYDDNGDLFTGSVTAILYDSDGKGTSYMPSGSSGYYSINNVTVDVAGDYDLVVESSDGDKVTVPIEVADPGIDITGSLIINDANPSHKITIELGDAHGEAIRRQSVTIDGTSVGAGTLSLTTDYLGKASFSMTPTMFGNADILLEGHIIGTIPVVKAYTEGERIGENGKGSAGLSVAVAEEGWESSSIVILTRDDILADAMAAVPLSKKLDAPILMTSSSSLDSEVLSKIQELGASQVFIIGGAEAISKEIEASLSSSGLTISRLSGKNRYDTAAQIAAQIGSADVVYMTYGHGEADAMAISSFAAAQGSPILLTDQDTIPGETLAALKTVSPHKIILIGGTGIISPNIEKQLAGNYTVERWGGTDRYNTEQIILENLLDKQSARPVYFASALVASSDVSGGKPFGDALLASALAAKNNGFVIVVPQNTLPSSIQYFLSYNKGYLTKGTVVGSTSAISRGLQEQLSALIEH; encoded by the coding sequence ATGAAAAAAAAGACAATATTTGTATTGTTCATGACTATGCTTTTGGTCATCGCCACGGTGATTCCTCAAACTGCTTTTGCTTCTGAAGAGCTGGATGATATAGAATTTTTGACTTCATCAGATTATCGGCTGACAACAGGGGTCAGCACAACAATTAACTTTAAGCTCTATGATGATAATGGAGATCTGTTCACAGGAAGTGTTACCGCAATCCTGTACGATTCAGACGGAAAAGGCACATCTTACATGCCATCCGGAAGCTCCGGCTATTATTCGATCAACAATGTGACAGTAGATGTTGCCGGTGATTACGATTTGGTGGTAGAAAGTTCGGATGGGGATAAGGTTACCGTCCCGATTGAAGTGGCTGATCCGGGCATTGATATTACAGGCTCATTGATCATCAACGACGCAAATCCTTCTCACAAAATTACAATAGAGCTGGGGGATGCGCATGGAGAGGCCATTCGCAGACAGTCTGTGACGATTGACGGAACCTCGGTTGGAGCGGGAACTCTGAGTCTGACCACAGATTATCTTGGGAAGGCGAGCTTTTCCATGACTCCGACGATGTTTGGCAATGCCGATATCCTTCTGGAAGGGCATATTATTGGGACGATTCCGGTCGTTAAAGCTTACACGGAAGGAGAGCGGATCGGGGAAAACGGAAAGGGAAGTGCGGGCCTGTCAGTCGCCGTAGCTGAAGAGGGATGGGAAAGTTCAAGTATTGTCATCTTAACCCGGGATGATATTTTAGCAGATGCAATGGCCGCTGTCCCACTGTCGAAAAAGTTGGACGCGCCGATATTAATGACGTCCTCAAGCTCGTTGGATTCAGAGGTTCTCTCCAAGATTCAGGAGCTTGGGGCCAGTCAGGTATTTATTATTGGCGGAGCAGAGGCCATATCCAAAGAGATAGAAGCCAGTCTCAGTTCTTCAGGGCTAACCATCTCCCGTCTAAGTGGAAAAAATCGATATGATACAGCCGCACAAATCGCGGCCCAGATCGGCAGCGCGGATGTTGTGTATATGACCTATGGTCATGGTGAGGCCGATGCAATGGCGATAAGCTCATTCGCCGCCGCACAGGGGTCCCCAATTCTCTTGACAGATCAAGATACCATTCCGGGTGAAACCCTGGCGGCGTTGAAAACAGTCTCTCCCCACAAGATTATTCTTATCGGTGGAACGGGAATAATCAGCCCAAATATTGAAAAGCAGCTTGCGGGCAATTATACGGTGGAACGATGGGGCGGTACAGACAGGTATAATACGGAGCAGATCATTCTGGAAAACCTGCTCGATAAGCAGTCCGCGCGGCCGGTATACTTTGCTTCAGCATTGGTTGCTTCCAGTGATGTTTCAGGAGGCAAACCATTTGGAGACGCCTTGCTGGCGTCCGCGTTAGCAGCAAAGAATAACGGGTTTGTCATCGTTGTTCCGCAAAACACGCTTCCTTCATCAATCCAGTATTTCCTGTCCTATAATAAGGGTTATCTGACCAAAGGAACGGTCGTAGGAAGCACCTCCGCAATCAGCCGGGGCCTGCAGGAACAGTTGTCTGCCTTAATAGAGCATTAA
- the galE gene encoding UDP-glucose 4-epimerase GalE has protein sequence MRTILVSGGAGYIGSHTVRLLLEEGYRPVILDSLVTGHLSSALPEVPFFKGDIADGLLVRNIVQDLGIDAVIHFAARSLVGESMQKPDLYFHENTAKTNLFISALLSAGVKRVIFSSTAAAYGIPEQVPIPEAAATIPVNPYGASKRMIEQSFPWLEKAYGLEWISLRYFNAAGALFDGSLGEHHTPETHLIPLILRTALGRQEQISIFGTDYPTPDGTCIRDYIHVLDLAKAHILALAALEKGVGSGVFNVGTGSGHSVREVIETSRKITGRNIPVLECPRRPGDPAQLVAEADKIRTTFNWSPGYSSLDQIIESAWAWHRKNPDGFPH, from the coding sequence ATGAGAACGATTCTCGTATCCGGGGGCGCCGGGTATATCGGCAGTCATACCGTCAGGTTATTGTTGGAAGAAGGATACCGGCCTGTCATCCTTGATAGTCTGGTCACGGGCCATTTATCCTCGGCTCTTCCCGAAGTGCCTTTCTTTAAAGGGGATATTGCGGACGGGCTTCTGGTCCGCAATATTGTCCAAGATCTGGGGATCGATGCTGTGATCCATTTTGCCGCCCGCAGCCTGGTTGGTGAATCTATGCAAAAACCCGACCTGTATTTTCACGAGAATACTGCCAAAACAAATCTCTTTATCAGTGCCCTGCTCAGCGCGGGCGTGAAACGGGTGATTTTTTCCTCAACCGCGGCAGCCTACGGTATTCCAGAACAGGTGCCTATTCCCGAAGCTGCCGCGACAATCCCTGTCAATCCTTATGGCGCCTCCAAACGGATGATTGAGCAATCCTTCCCCTGGCTGGAAAAAGCCTATGGGCTGGAATGGATCTCTCTTCGCTATTTCAATGCCGCCGGGGCCCTGTTTGATGGCTCGCTCGGTGAACACCATACTCCGGAAACTCATCTGATTCCCCTGATTCTCCGAACAGCTTTAGGACGCCAGGAACAGATCAGTATTTTCGGGACAGATTACCCCACTCCGGATGGGACCTGTATCAGGGATTATATCCATGTGCTTGATCTGGCCAAAGCCCATATTCTGGCCTTAGCGGCTTTGGAGAAAGGTGTCGGCAGCGGTGTTTTTAACGTAGGAACAGGATCCGGCCACAGTGTCAGGGAAGTGATTGAAACCTCCCGTAAAATTACAGGCCGGAACATCCCCGTCCTGGAGTGTCCGCGACGTCCCGGCGACCCTGCCCAATTGGTGGCTGAGGCCGATAAGATAAGAACCACGTTTAACTGGTCTCCCGGATACAGCTCTTTAGATCAGATCATTGAGAGCGCCTGGGCCTGGCACCGTAAGAATCCGGATGGTTTTCCCCATTGA
- a CDS encoding response regulator transcription factor, producing the protein MQKLKGIKVLLIDDEPNILQFLEMGLLNEGFDVMTAQDGMSAMTIVKQFQPHIAILDVMMPGMDGFEVCKMLKKTENTAIIMLTAKDEVDDKVKGLTLGADDYMAKPFSFEELLARIHARVRNQFPNLLGEVVIGPFRIDDRRKEIFYHQVVLELSPTEYELLRFMVLNQGLVLSKTKILDKVWGYDFVGDENIVEVYIRSLRDKLNDKEHKLIRTLRGSGYRVDLP; encoded by the coding sequence ATGCAAAAATTAAAAGGGATAAAAGTATTGTTGATCGATGATGAGCCGAATATTTTGCAGTTTTTGGAGATGGGCCTGTTAAACGAGGGGTTTGATGTCATGACAGCTCAGGATGGGATGTCGGCAATGACGATTGTCAAACAGTTTCAGCCGCATATTGCGATCCTGGATGTCATGATGCCGGGGATGGATGGGTTTGAAGTATGCAAAATGCTGAAAAAAACGGAGAATACCGCGATTATCATGCTCACGGCAAAGGATGAAGTGGACGATAAGGTGAAAGGGCTTACTCTGGGAGCGGATGATTATATGGCCAAACCATTTAGTTTTGAGGAGTTGTTGGCCAGAATCCACGCAAGAGTGCGCAACCAGTTTCCCAATCTTCTGGGGGAAGTCGTCATCGGGCCTTTCCGCATTGATGACAGGCGGAAAGAAATCTTTTATCATCAGGTTGTCCTGGAGCTTTCTCCGACTGAGTACGAGCTGCTTCGTTTTATGGTTCTCAATCAAGGACTTGTGTTAAGCAAAACCAAGATTTTAGACAAGGTCTGGGGATATGACTTTGTCGGAGATGAAAACATTGTTGAAGTCTATATCCGGTCCTTGCGGGATAAATTGAATGATAAGGAACATAAATTGATCCGAACCCTGCGCGGTTCAGGGTACAGGGTAGATCTGCCATGA
- a CDS encoding sensor histidine kinase has translation MRMPKPFQRFFIIKSLRFQLLSRSLLLMAILMAIIGVFQYVIMSEFIYQNKAVSIQEQMKAISPGVWDNLILNAKDSGQIIGDNKNNNFPMKPDRLPYFMTPDSTVAFVDAEGNYYVISNSTADGRTPPQLDLTTYENSSQFKYGRAYQIVNGGTNSEELVVLHPVFERGQRIGTVQVSMGTAPLKEILYHILIAFLSLSLLALIAGILAFIPVLRKTLVPLSKMAETVEQINSGNLAERFPVEQGQIEIDQLAGSFNRMLERLELSFKAEQEAKEQMRRFVADASHELRTPLTSIHGFLEVLLRGAVNQPDKLEKSLKSMLTESERMKKLIQDLLQLAKLDRTPQIELKEGRLDNLIKEMEPQLKMLAGLRKVTINLGSALRCRFDEDKIKQVILNLFQNAVQHTEAEEGRIELSLKDTANGVEIEVKDNGPGIAAKHLPYLFDRFYRCDSSRTRKHGGSGLGLSITRSIVELHGGTIKVATVEGKGTAFQVGLPLNKHSQ, from the coding sequence ATGAGGATGCCCAAGCCTTTTCAGCGCTTTTTTATTATAAAGTCACTTCGGTTTCAGCTCTTATCCCGCTCCTTGCTCTTAATGGCAATTTTGATGGCGATTATCGGAGTTTTTCAATACGTCATCATGAGCGAGTTTATCTATCAGAATAAAGCAGTCAGTATTCAGGAGCAAATGAAAGCCATTTCCCCGGGAGTATGGGATAATCTGATCCTCAACGCAAAGGATTCCGGCCAAATTATTGGCGACAATAAAAACAATAATTTTCCGATGAAGCCGGACCGGCTGCCTTATTTTATGACCCCCGATTCCACGGTCGCGTTTGTTGATGCCGAGGGGAACTATTATGTCATTTCCAATTCTACAGCAGATGGCAGGACCCCGCCTCAACTGGATTTGACAACTTATGAAAATAGTTCTCAGTTTAAGTACGGGAGAGCATATCAGATTGTAAACGGCGGAACGAATTCGGAAGAGTTGGTTGTTTTGCACCCGGTTTTTGAGAGAGGGCAAAGAATTGGCACAGTTCAGGTCAGTATGGGGACAGCGCCCTTGAAGGAAATCCTTTATCATATATTAATTGCCTTTTTATCTCTGTCCCTGCTCGCTCTCATCGCTGGAATACTGGCTTTTATCCCTGTTCTGAGAAAAACCCTGGTCCCTTTGTCCAAGATGGCGGAAACCGTGGAACAGATCAACTCCGGAAACCTGGCTGAACGGTTTCCGGTCGAACAAGGTCAGATTGAGATCGACCAATTAGCCGGTTCCTTCAACAGAATGCTGGAAAGGCTGGAACTGTCTTTTAAAGCAGAGCAGGAGGCCAAAGAGCAGATGCGGAGATTTGTTGCCGATGCTTCCCATGAGCTGAGAACTCCGTTGACTTCTATCCATGGATTTTTAGAAGTGCTTTTAAGGGGGGCGGTCAACCAGCCGGATAAATTGGAAAAATCCCTCAAAAGCATGCTTACGGAATCTGAGCGCATGAAGAAACTCATTCAGGATCTTCTCCAGCTGGCCAAGCTGGACCGCACACCCCAGATCGAGCTTAAAGAAGGCAGGTTAGATAATCTGATCAAAGAGATGGAGCCGCAGTTGAAAATGCTGGCCGGACTGAGAAAAGTCACGATTAATCTTGGATCTGCGTTGAGATGCAGGTTTGATGAGGACAAAATCAAACAGGTGATTCTAAATCTTTTTCAAAATGCTGTTCAGCATACGGAAGCAGAAGAGGGCCGGATTGAGCTCAGTCTCAAGGATACTGCCAATGGAGTTGAGATAGAAGTGAAAGACAATGGTCCCGGGATCGCGGCAAAGCATCTTCCTTATCTTTTTGACCGGTTCTACAGGTGTGATTCTTCCCGGACCCGTAAACACGGTGGCTCAGGATTGGGCTTATCCATCACAAGATCGATTGTTGAATTGCACGGCGGAACAATCAAAGTGGCTACGGTTGAAGGGAAAGGAACGGCTTTTCAAGTAGGGCTCCCCCTCAATAAACACTCTCAATAA
- a CDS encoding glycosyltransferase family 2 protein, protein MEENIRYSVIIPVYNEEAVIKETYLRLVKVMEYTGEKYELIFVNDGSRDQTAALIKGFRNGNDRVKLIDFSRNFGHQVAITAGMDYASGAAVVVIDADLQDPPELIVNMIAKWKEGYDVVYAQRSKRKGETILKKQTAHFFYRVLRVLTEIDIPVDTGDFRLLDRKVCEELKRIPEKNRFMRGLVSWIGFKQAAIEYERDERPAGETKYSLKKMIKLSIDGMTSFSLKPIKLASYAGAVLIAAGLVCCVVFLTLKGNTFSAPGWKLVIILQLFLSGMLLTMMGIMGEYIGRIYDEVRHRPLYIVSECYGLKKREEE, encoded by the coding sequence ATGGAAGAAAATATTCGCTATTCAGTCATCATTCCTGTTTATAACGAAGAAGCCGTGATCAAAGAAACCTATCTGAGATTGGTCAAGGTCATGGAATACACCGGTGAAAAATATGAACTGATTTTCGTAAATGACGGAAGCCGTGATCAAACAGCGGCTCTGATCAAAGGCTTCCGGAATGGGAATGACAGGGTGAAGCTGATCGATTTCTCGCGCAATTTCGGTCATCAGGTCGCGATTACCGCCGGCATGGATTATGCATCAGGTGCGGCCGTAGTGGTGATTGATGCCGATCTTCAGGACCCTCCGGAGCTGATTGTCAACATGATCGCCAAATGGAAGGAAGGCTATGATGTTGTCTATGCCCAAAGAAGCAAACGTAAAGGGGAAACCATTCTCAAAAAACAGACCGCTCATTTTTTCTACCGCGTCCTGCGGGTGTTGACGGAAATAGATATCCCTGTGGATACCGGTGATTTCCGCTTGCTTGACCGTAAAGTCTGTGAAGAACTGAAACGAATCCCGGAAAAAAACCGTTTTATGCGCGGTCTGGTCAGTTGGATCGGATTCAAACAGGCGGCAATAGAATACGAGAGAGATGAACGGCCGGCAGGGGAGACAAAATATTCGTTAAAAAAAATGATCAAACTAAGTATAGATGGAATGACCTCTTTCTCCTTAAAACCCATAAAACTTGCTTCCTATGCCGGTGCTGTTCTGATCGCGGCCGGCCTGGTCTGTTGTGTTGTTTTTCTGACGCTGAAAGGGAATACCTTTTCAGCCCCAGGATGGAAACTGGTGATTATCCTCCAGCTGTTTTTGAGCGGGATGCTCCTGACCATGATGGGAATTATGGGAGAATATATCGGTCGCATTTATGATGAGGTCCGGCATCGTCCGCTCTATATTGTCAGTGAGTGCTATGGACTGAAAAAAAGAGAGGAGGAGTGA
- a CDS encoding GtrA family protein, with protein sequence MPAKIQHYAKFLKYCLVGGVNTAVDLILFFLLSLIGAPLLIAQCVGYSGGFFNSFILNRKWTFQTYGPSGRQFIRFIGLNLFTLALTYGAIVGLHDQLQWPLMISKIISTVLCTGINYTGSRLWVFSDPAASI encoded by the coding sequence ATGCCGGCTAAGATTCAACATTACGCGAAATTCCTCAAGTACTGCCTGGTAGGGGGCGTGAATACAGCGGTTGATCTGATTCTTTTCTTTCTGCTCTCTCTGATCGGGGCTCCTTTGCTCATTGCGCAATGCGTAGGGTATTCAGGCGGTTTCTTCAATAGCTTTATATTGAATCGAAAATGGACCTTTCAGACATATGGTCCGTCAGGAAGGCAATTCATCCGGTTTATCGGACTCAACCTGTTTACTCTAGCCTTGACTTACGGGGCAATTGTCGGGCTCCATGACCAGCTGCAATGGCCGCTTATGATCAGTAAAATCATTTCAACTGTTTTATGTACGGGGATCAATTACACCGGCAGCCGTTTATGGGTGTTTTCTGATCCGGCGGCAAGCATATAA
- a CDS encoding response regulator transcription factor, which yields MKILFIKNEMGSRKKIFAVLRKEGYTVEAAYDEESGFSKAAAGDFDVIVLYLHSPNEDRVAFIRDLRDLGISTPLIVLGDDGHSGDKVAVLDAGADDCLVTPLDMDEFMARLRVLSRRRNQAIIENKLEAAGLVLDPLKCVVMKKNQTIKLSLKETLLLEILMRNTGKVVTREQLFDRVWGYCSKNELSNVDLYVYYLRKKLSKTSIGTVRGIGYFFEQNLDAV from the coding sequence ATGAAAATATTGTTCATTAAGAATGAAATGGGAAGTCGGAAAAAAATATTCGCTGTGTTGAGAAAAGAAGGGTACACGGTTGAGGCTGCCTATGATGAAGAGTCAGGCTTCAGTAAAGCGGCAGCCGGTGATTTTGATGTTATTGTTTTATATTTGCACAGTCCGAATGAAGACAGGGTTGCTTTTATCAGGGACCTCCGTGACCTGGGAATTTCCACTCCATTAATTGTTTTAGGTGATGATGGTCATTCAGGAGACAAGGTGGCCGTCTTAGATGCCGGTGCGGATGATTGTCTGGTTACCCCCTTGGATATGGATGAATTTATGGCCAGATTAAGGGTACTCTCAAGAAGAAGAAATCAAGCCATAATCGAAAATAAACTTGAAGCGGCAGGACTGGTTTTAGACCCTTTAAAATGTGTGGTCATGAAAAAAAATCAGACGATCAAATTAAGTTTAAAAGAAACCTTGCTGCTTGAAATCTTAATGCGCAATACCGGGAAAGTGGTGACCAGAGAACAGCTCTTTGATCGTGTCTGGGGTTATTGTTCTAAAAATGAGCTTTCCAATGTTGATTTATACGTGTATTATTTGAGAAAGAAATTGAGCAAAACATCGATCGGGACTGTACGTGGGATTGGGTATTTCTTTGAACAGAATCTTGATGCCGTATAA